From the Natrinema amylolyticum genome, the window CGGCCGAACCCGTCGCTCGAGGTTGGCGAGTCGATCGCCGAGGGAACGGCCATCGGGACGGTCTATCATCCGGCGACGTACGAGCCGCTCCACGACGCCAGCGCGGACCGCGACGGGGTGCTCTACGCGCTCACTCGCGAGGCGACGGTGACCGCGGGCGACCAGCTCGCGAGCGTGGCGCTGGTCCGCGGGGAGTGAGACGACGGCGCGACCGTCGACGGCGGTTCAGGCCGAGAAGCCGCCGTCGACGACCAGACCGTGGCCGTTGACGAACGAGGACTCGTCGCTGGCCAGGAACAGGATCGCGTCCGCGATCTCCTCGGGCTCGGCGAGGCGCTTGAGCGGGTACTGCTCGATCATCCGCTCGCGAGCTTTTTCGGGGTTTTCCTGCTCCTCGAGGTACTGGTCGAGCAGGGAGGTCTCGGTGAACCCGGGACAGACCGTGTTCGCGCGGACGCCGTAGGGACCGGCCTCGGCGGCGACCGCCTTCGTCATGTTCAGCACCGCGCCCTTACTCATCGAGTAGGCGGCCTGCTTCGGGAGTCCGAGGATGCTCGCCAGCGATCCGACGTTGACGATCGAACCGTGGCCCTGCTCCTTCAGATGCGGGAGCGCCGCGTGACAGCCGTTCCAGACCCCGTTGACGTTGATATCGGTGACGAAGTCCCGGATATCGTCCCCGAGTTCCTCGAGGTTCCCGGCCGGATGGCCGGTCCCGGCGTTGTTGATCATCACGTCGAGGCCGTAGTCGTCGGCGACCGCGTCCACGACCGCGTGGAACTGGTCGCTGTCGGTGACGTCGAGTTCGTGGAACTCGGCTTCGCCGCCGTCTTCCTCGATCGCCCGTGCGACCGCAGCCCCGCTGTCGGTATCGACGTCGGTGACGATGACGTGTGCGCCTTCCTCGGCGCAGCGCTCGGCCGTCGCCTGTCCGATTCCCGACGCCGCGCCCGTGATGACTACCGTTTCGTTGTCGAGTCGCATAGGACCGGTATCGGGCAGCTACTACATAAATTCGTTCATAATTTATCGTCCAAATACGGATGCTGTTCACGAAACTGCCGCCGAGAGCGAACAGTGGAAGCTATCGCCCGCTCGAATCGACTCGCCCCCGTCTCGGCGTAGTTCGAAACCGGATCTGGTATCGGGCCGTCGCGGGTTCAGTCGGCCGGTCACTGGTTCCGCTGATAACTGTGCGAACACGAATTGGTCAGTCTGTCTGAGATAGTGCTAATGGTCGGCGGGACGAACCACGTCCTGTATATAGTTACTATAGCTGGTAGCTCCTGTCTTCGATCACAATATAGATGTGATCTCGCGATTCGTTCTCGAAACTCTGTTGAGCGGGCGATCGATAGCGGAAACGATCGCTCCGATGGCTTCTGCACGATTTATCGTACACTCGAGCAATCCCCTCAGGTAGCGCTCAATGAGAAGCGGGCGGAACCGATTACTGCCCGATTCCACTGGTTTCTTCTCCTGAAGTCGGGTACAGCGACGTTCGGATAGGGAGCGATCTCGTTAAGCTTATACCAAAAATAATATAGTCAAGTGAAATTGGTACTATTGGCTCAACTGATTCGATCTGTTCTCGGTTTTGGTCGATCCGTCTTCACTCCCTCGAGGTATGGTTCGATACACGTCACGACGAAACCACTCTCGTCGATTTACCCTCATATGGATGTAAATCGGGCGCTGACGACGAACGAAAACCCGAGTCAGTTTCGAGACCACGATTTCAGGTCTCGAGGCGAGAGATGACACGAGGGGACGCGTTCACTCCTACTGAACGGCTACGAGAACATCATGTTCACTTCGATCGTGTTCGCCGTGGACAGCAACTGTGTGCGGAGGTCGTTTTCCTCCCACTCGTTCGTGAGTCGGTGTTCCGGCCCGGCGACGGTGACCGCGCCGTAGACGGTCCCGTCGGTGTCGAGTATCGGGGCGGCGATCGCACCGATCCCCTGGATGTACTCCCCGCGGTGGTACGCGACGCCCTCCTCGCGAATCGCGGCGAGTTCGTCGAAGAGGACGTCTGGGTCGGTGATCGTCTCGTCGGTGAACGTCGGGAGCCCCCACTCGTCGATGATTTCGTTGACTCGCTCGTCCGAGAAGTGCGCGAGCATGGCTTTCCCGCCCGCCGAACTGTGAAGATAGGTGTGTGTTCCGACATCGATGTCGCTGGTAAACGAGCGAGTGCCCTCGCTGACGTTGATGATCGTTCCGAGCCCGTTCTGGTGTGTCGAACAGAGCACCCGTTCCCCCACTTGCTCCGCCAGGTCGTCGATGGGACCGTCGGACGCCGCGTACAGCGGCTCGGCGTGTTTGACGTGCTCGCCGAACGAGAGGAATCGGAGGCTCAGCCGGTATTCGTCTCCCTCCTGAACCACGTACCCCTTCGACCGCAGCGTCGTCAGGTGGGCGTGGACCGTGCTCTTCGCGAGCCCCGTCCGTTCGGTGAGCGCCGTGACGCCGGCCCCCTCGGCCTGCCACAGCGCCTCGAGGATGTCTAACGTCTTGACCACCGCATCGATCCGCTTCCCCTCGTCCGTGTTCGATGTTGCCATGAGTCATATAACACCGCATCGAACCAAAGGTGTTCCGCTCTGCTGAACGCTGACTCTCGCCGAAAGAATCGACTCAAATCGAGTTCGGCCGTTCTCTCCGTCCAATTCGGCCGATGCATACAGTGTCTGCCGTCTATGATGGTTGAAAGCTAGTAACACGGTAACGCTTAAGTGATACGTTATGTGACATAGGTTATGGACTTCAGCGAACCGTCCGAAGCCGTGCAGATCAAGAAGGCCCTCGACGACTTCATCGAGCAGGAGGTCGCGCCCCTCGAGAACGAGTACGATCAGTTCCTCGGCGCCGACTACGAGAAGGAGATCGTTGACGACGAGCACCGCCAGGTTCCCGAGTACCGCAACATCGTCGAGCAGATCCGTCAGAAGTCGGTCGAGGCGGGCTTTTACGGCATGACGATGCCCGAAGAGGTCGGCGGCGGTGACGTCGACATCCTCACGCGGGCGATCGTCGGCGAGCACATGTCGAACCGACCGCCGGGCTTTCACAGTGCTATCTTCGGCGGTGCCGGCGGACCGACGCCGATCCTGCTGGCCTGTGACGAGCGCCAGCGCGAGGAGTACCTCGAGCCGCTGATGGACGGCGAGATCACGACCTGCTTCGCGCTGACCGAGCCGGGCCACGGCAGCGACGCCCACTACATGGATACTCGGGCGGAGAAAGACGGCGACGAGTGGGTGATCAGCGGGCAGAAGTGTTACATCACGAACGGCCCGTACGCCGACTTCGCGATGGTGTTCGCCCGGACGAGCGGGGAGGACGGTGATCTGGGTGGGATCACCTGCT encodes:
- a CDS encoding IclR family transcriptional regulator — protein: MATSNTDEGKRIDAVVKTLDILEALWQAEGAGVTALTERTGLAKSTVHAHLTTLRSKGYVVQEGDEYRLSLRFLSFGEHVKHAEPLYAASDGPIDDLAEQVGERVLCSTHQNGLGTIINVSEGTRSFTSDIDVGTHTYLHSSAGGKAMLAHFSDERVNEIIDEWGLPTFTDETITDPDVLFDELAAIREEGVAYHRGEYIQGIGAIAAPILDTDGTVYGAVTVAGPEHRLTNEWEENDLRTQLLSTANTIEVNMMFS
- a CDS encoding SDR family NAD(P)-dependent oxidoreductase — protein: MRLDNETVVITGAASGIGQATAERCAEEGAHVIVTDVDTDSGAAVARAIEEDGGEAEFHELDVTDSDQFHAVVDAVADDYGLDVMINNAGTGHPAGNLEELGDDIRDFVTDINVNGVWNGCHAALPHLKEQGHGSIVNVGSLASILGLPKQAAYSMSKGAVLNMTKAVAAEAGPYGVRANTVCPGFTETSLLDQYLEEQENPEKARERMIEQYPLKRLAEPEEIADAILFLASDESSFVNGHGLVVDGGFSA
- a CDS encoding acyl-CoA dehydrogenase family protein, encoding MDFSEPSEAVQIKKALDDFIEQEVAPLENEYDQFLGADYEKEIVDDEHRQVPEYRNIVEQIRQKSVEAGFYGMTMPEEVGGGDVDILTRAIVGEHMSNRPPGFHSAIFGGAGGPTPILLACDERQREEYLEPLMDGEITTCFALTEPGHGSDAHYMDTRAEKDGDEWVISGQKCYITNGPYADFAMVFARTSGEDGDLGGITCFLVDKDNPGFEVGKIHRAMGMTPGTHSELYFNDCRVGEEQVLGEVDKGFQSAMDWIGGGRINIAAGSVGTAQFLLDMSVEYARERKTFDKPIGHRQGISFQLAELATDIEQVRQLYRYAAWKMDEGERARKEESMAKLRGAKLANDAADIAMQVHGGAGFMKDLPIERNYRSARVFRIFEGTDEIMKRTIARELI